The following proteins are co-located in the Plasmodium brasilianum strain Bolivian I chromosome 11, whole genome shotgun sequence genome:
- a CDS encoding high mobility group protein B4 encodes MSAMESNKRKEYKKATKLEDKRSQLNETVNKRKKPKAPPSSYLIFCNYERENVKNSLLEKSDSKETIRITDIQKELSSRWKTLSQEERKIFEDQAQLLKLKYNEELLEWQKSEMTDVPGDITIKFPVLKIQKIMHLNNNVRKINHEAINIFQKALIKFLIELVNKTVEYKNEKNTSRYITSLDIISCIKREGIKYKFLEDCLYLLKEQSTSTFFVEEDENEETIFDLCEEDKKEYNYDMEEKKSRMKKKSQTNKTKEKIGENKNIYADITTYFKKI; translated from the exons atgagtGCAATGGAAAGTAACAAAAGaaaggaatataaaaaggCGACAAAACTAGAGGACAAAAGAAGTCAACTGAATGAAACTGTTAACAAAAg AAAAAAACCTAAAGCGCCTCCATCCTCTTATctcattttttgtaattacgaaagagaaaatgtaaaaaatagtttGTTAGAGAAATCTGATAGCAAGGAAACA ataaGGATAACGGACATTCAGAAAGAACTAAGTAGTAGATGGAAGACCTTATCTCAAGAAGAAAGAAAG ATTTTTGAAGATCAAGCGcaacttttaaaattaaaatataatgaagagCTCTTGGAATGG CAAAAATCTGAAATGACGGACGTGCCAGGAGATAT CACAATTAAATTTCCCGTTttgaaaattcaaaaaattatgcatttaaataataacgTCAGAAAg ATAAACCATGAGgctattaatattttccaaaAAGCTTTG ataaaatttttaatcgAATTAGTTAATAAAACAgttgaatataaaaatgaaaaaaacacTTCCCGATATATAACATCTCTTGATATAA TATCGTGCATAAAAAGGGAAggaataaaatacaaatttctAGAag ATTGTTTGTACCTACTGAAAGAGCAAAGCACCAGCACATTTTTTGTTGAGGAGGATGAAAACGAAG AGACGATATTTGATTTGTGTGAAGAagataaaaaggaatataattACGACATGGAAGAAAAGAAGAGCAGGATGAAGAAGAAATCACAAACTAACAagacaaaagaaaaaatcggagaaaataaaaacatatatgctGATATTacaacatattttaaaaaaatttaa
- a CDS encoding riboflavin kinase, whose protein sequence is MDFGEGEKTMALIDADFYIINYRSCITTYIQSIHNNLRRGRRDALQNGDNNENIEKAKKIICIFMLQIFLNNIDKNVNLFDVLHEVINKYHYLIKRDVKSQCNKCQGNAGNENRNSNQLLLNNNGGEIDQEENIIAFENKNEWLVSASRNIRIGTSQQVDMNKYEERKKNGQSGESGENDKNGQRSQNGENPINQLIHNLIQNGNYVNSENIASSKICVLNISNKEKDVKSSSESFGDNFCEEENSEGTELCTNLKSEKVKYCKKDKYTNDSNNNEEESRCSTYKLNNFPPSRLCKKRFIINYNNISLKIKTFDNVLNMTQFIEEEIVKKHKINEEYLREIKNLYRIIILSKLHIGVYKFLSLLKKKNFFFIFYTSNKKLTHLLFKYFKIRKSFKNQYTLINSFDDLKNFKNYKKCLVFSNRQCFVNYAKRYGYFRIAKGKKNSSISSNCDDINWEDIIIAHNKCSKVSKDSIDSKGSTDSMDSKCSKDAISSNSSDYNSNKYNDVVYPFERNCNLTKDILSWRTFYIFNKYIYIYGKVVKGFGRGSKYLNIPTANIFNSNLTSADIMPGIYFGLSKLKKKIYKTVISIGYNPYFENKHITVEAFLYYQTSNLFYNENIHLIIFGILRSESNFPSFSHLIQAIQFDCELARIILNKIKNDDKFVMCKSYLNSL, encoded by the coding sequence atggatTTTGGAGAGGGTGAAAAAACTATGGCCCTTATCGATGCAgacttttatataataaattacagAAGTTGCATAACTACTTATATACAAAgcatacataataatttgcGAAGAGGTAGAAGAGATGCTTTACAAAATGGAGATAATAATGAGAATAtagaaaaagcaaaaaaaataatatgtattttcatGCTTCAAATATTCCTCAACAACATcgataaaaatgtaaatctATTTGATGTTTTACAtgaagtaataaataaatatcattatttaataaaacgAGATGTTAAGTCACAGTGTAATAAATGTCAAGGGAATGCAGGAAATGAAAACAGAAATAGCAATCAgcttcttttaaataataatggagGAGAAATCGATCAGgaggaaaatataattgcctttgaaaacaaaaatgaatggTTAGTTTCAGCAAGTAGGAACATAAGAATTGGGACCAGTCAACAGGTAGATATGAATAAGTATGAggagaggaaaaaaaatgggcAAAGCGGCGAAAGTGGagaaaatgacaaaaatggGCAGAGAAGCCAAAATGGAGAAAATCCTATAAACCAGTTAATTCACAACTTAATACAAAATGGTAACTACGTTAATAGTGAAAATATAGCTTCGTCTAAAATATGTGTGTTAAACATTAGTAACAAAGAGAAGGATGTAAAAAGTTCGTCGGAGTCGTTTGGCGATAATTTTTGTGAAGAAGAGAATTCTGAAGGCACTGAGTTATgcacaaatttaaaaagtgaGAAAGtgaaatattgtaaaaaggataaatatacaaatgatagtaataacaatgaaGAGGAGTCCAGATGTAGTACATACAAATTAAACAATTTTCCCCCATCGCGTTTATGTAAAAAACggtttataataaattataataatataagcttaaaaataaaaacctttgataatgtattaaatatGACACAATTTATAGAAGaagaaatagtaaaaaagcataaaataaatgaggaATACttaagagaaataaaaaatttatatagaataattatCCTCTCCAAATTACACATCGgtgtgtataaatttttgtccttactaaaaaaaaaaaattttttttttatattttatacttcaaataaaaaattaactcatcttctatttaaatattttaaaattaggaagagttttaaaaatcaatatactttaataaattcatttgacgatttaaaaaattttaaaaattataaaaaatgtctAGTATTTAGCAATCGTCAATGTTTTGTGAACTATGCAAAAAGATATGGATACTTCAGAATAGCCAAAGGGAAAAAGAATTCATCAATATCCTCAAACTGTGATGATATTAATTGGGAggatataataatagcaCATAATAAATGTAGTAAAGTTAGTAAAGATAGTATCGATAGTAAGGGTAGTACAGATAGTATGGATAGTAAGTGTAGTAAAGATGCCATATCATCAAACAGTTCAGATTATAattctaataaatataacgaTGTTGTATATCCCTTTGAACGCAACTGCAATTTGACTAAAGATATATTATCATGGAGAacgttttatatatttaataaatatatttatatatatggaaaggTAGTAAAAGGTTTTGGAAGAGGCAGTAAATACTTAAACATACCAAcagcaaatatttttaatagtaaTCTAACTTCAGCAGATATAATGCCAGGTATATACTTCGGCTTATctaaattgaaaaagaaaatttataaaactgTTATATCTATAGGGTATAACccttattttgaaaataagcACATAACTGTAGAAGCATTTTTGTATTACCAGACAAGTAATTTGTtctataatgaaaatattcatttaattatttttggtATTTTAAGGAGCGAAAGTAATTTTCCCTCCTTTTCACATCTAATACAAGCCATACAGTTTGATTGCGAACTCGCTCGAATTATTCtgaacaaaattaaaaatgatgacAAATTTGTAATGTGTAAAAGTTACCTCAATTCGTTGTAA
- a CDS encoding exosome complex exonuclease RRP44 — translation MHTFRFLNRKNDQRVQKCSYKCSANYRITKIIREIYLRNDISCGIEKCKVCENKKKKFLDGERNILILDMDSIIKYMDFLYECNIDNILIPLTIYEHVRTFNKILYKKLHELCYEVEENIPNSSKRYSVFVNKFCKFTYVDDNVQESTKQIQEIIKIVIWLRHHNPKLHIIVISNNLFLKEDCEKNDISCFTLFKYVKELKKKSNKKEGSPINIDKLKIYFEDDMTNENNKHDSMVREQEGSHILVDNDKYYDKKQTFEPHLSKKDIIQKLRDNEIVKGVFQIICVNKMALVKVSENEEIVIRGARKMNRAIHNDIVVVEILQERGEVSDVEDDYFEELISPEDSEEEEQKEKVKEEEKEDTREQENTPKKQSIVQSKRKNYQFKENNEERNHPGKNEEDSKDDGIKQIRLNESKKKLYGKVVGIISRCRREYGGVIKAYDNNRNMHIKKMLFFKAFNSKIPYIIIKSNLEEELRNKRVIVIIDNWDYNSKYPLGRCLSVLGTCDDIETETKLIYNEYNISTKEFSESAYMCLPPNNWKIPEEEYKKRKDFRDVLTFSIDPLGCQDIDDALSVEVIDEMKIIRVGVHIADVSYFVKQNSPLDLEASKRCTTVYLINQRVEMLPKLLTTDLCSLVENEDRLTYSCIFTFDTNYDIRDITVSKCIINSNKSFSYEQAQNIIDDVNNTTPTAQALRILNAIAKSLKKKWSEEGALELRGNSEVLFEFESNDFSKAKNLKPYVSYETNKLIEAFMLLANRSVARIIFQSFKAASVLRRHPPPKNENLKELNDYLQSINVYDFKYSTSKELSHSLNNINLKNDQILTNILKVLVTKCMNEAVFISGYNVHNNQMLKHYGLAADIYTFFTSPIRRYADIMVHRILNHIYGIEKLDNKYIDIIYLNKQISLLNEKYRNARFASRASVDFFSYLYIKKIGNQITNAVIINLKKNGIQIYVPGYSIEGICYLKRKDGFIYDEKRKRFNKIDENQRELFHLKFYDNIQVHMQVDSYEIKCQNHFIFIKKL, via the coding sequence atgcatacgtTCAGGTTCCTAAACAGAAAGAACGATCAGCGTGTTCAGAAATGTTCGTACAAATGCAGCGCGAATTAtagaattacaaaaataataagagaaatatatttaagaaatgATATAAGCTGCGGGatagaaaaatgtaaagtttgtgaaaataaaaagaagaaatttttagatggagaaagaaatattcttattttagaTATGGAtagtataattaaatatatggattttttatatgaatgtaatattgataatatattaattccaTTGACAATTTATGAACATGTCAGAACattcaataaaatattatataaaaaattacatgaaCTATGTTATGAGGTAGAGGAAAATATACCAAATAGTAGTAAAAGATATTCTGTTTTCGtgaataaattttgtaaatttaccTATGTTGATGATAATGTTCAGGAGAGTACAAAACAAATACAGGAAATTATAAAGATAGTAATATGGCTAAGACACCACAATCCAAAACTACACATAATAGTTATAagtaataatttgtttttaaaagaagattgtgagaaaaatgatatatcttgttttactttatttaaatatgtaaaagaattaaagaaaaaaagtaataaaaaagaggGGTCTCCAATTAATATAGacaagttaaaaatatattttgaagaTGATATGactaatgaaaataataaacacgATTCGATGGTAAGAGAACAGGAAGGTAGTCATATACTTGTAGATAATGAcaaatattatgataaaaaacaaacattCGAACCACATTTAAGTAAAAAGGATATAATTCAAAAGCTTCGAGATAATGAAATAGTTAAAGGagtttttcaaattatatgTGTTAATAAAATGGCATTAGTAAAAGTTTctgaaaatgaagaaattgTGATAAGAGGAGCTAGAAAAATGAACAGAGCAATACACAACGATATTGTGGTTGTTGAAATTTTGCAAGAAAGAGGGGAAGTGTCGGATGTAGAAGATGATTATTTTGAGGAGTTGATCAGTCCAGAGGATTCTGAGGAGGAAGAACAGaaggaaaaagtaaaagaggaagaaaagGAGGATACGCGAGAGCAAGAAAATACGCCTAAAAAGCAATCCATCGTACAgtcaaaaagaaaaaactatCAATTCAAAGAGAACAATGAAGAAAGGAATCATCctggaaaaaatgaagaagattCGAAGGATGATGGTATAAAACAAATACGTTTaaatgaaagtaaaaaaaaattatacggAAAAGTAGTTGGTATTATTAGTAGATGCAGAAGAGAATATGGTGGTGTAATTAAGGCGtatgataataatagaaatatgcacataaaaaaaatgttattttttaaagctttCAATAGCAAAATaccatatattataataaaaagcaaTTTAGAAGAAGAACTACGAAATAAAAGAGTAATAGTTATTATAGATAATTGGGATTATAACTCAAAATACCCTCTAGGAAGATGTTTAAGTGTGCTAGGTACTTGTGATGATATTGAAACTGAGactaaattaatttataatgaatataatatttcaacGAAAGAATTTAGTGAAAGTGCTTATATGTGTTTACCTCCGAATAATTGGAAAATACCTgaagaagaatataaaaaaagaaaagactTTAGAGATGTTCTAACCTTTAGCATTGATCCTCTAGGTTGTCAAGATATTGATGATGCATTATCAGTTGAGGTAATAgatgaaatgaaaattataagagTTGGTGTTCATATAGCGGATGTgtcttattttgttaaacAGAATAGTCCTCTGGATTTAGAAGCTTCAAAAAGATGTACTActgtttatttaataaatcaaaGAGTTGAAATGCTTCCCAAATTGTTAACAACAGATTTATGTTCACTGGTTGAAAATGAAGATAGACTAACTTATAGTTGTATTTTTACATTCGATACTAATTATGATATACGTGATATTACTGTTTCCAAGTGTattattaatagtaataaatcCTTTTCATATGAGCAAGCTCAAAATATTATCGATGATGTAAATAATACTACTCCTACAGCGCAAGCATTAAGAATACTAAATGCAATTGCGAAAAgcttaaagaaaaaatggtCAGAGGAGGGTGCCCTTGAATTAAGAGGAAATTCAGAAGTGTTATTCGAATTTGAATCAAACGATTTTTCTAAAGccaaaaatttaaaaccaTATGTTAGTTATGAAACAAATAAGTTGATAGAGGCATTTATGTTACTAGCAAATAGGTCAGTGGcaagaataatttttcaaagtTTTAAAGCGGCTAGTGTTTTGAGAAGGCACCCACCtccaaaaaatgaaaatttaaaagagcTAAATGATTATTTACAATCAATTAATGTATACGATTTTAAGTATAGCACTTCAAAGGAATTATCTCATTcacttaataatataaatttaaaaaacgaTCAAATcttaacaaatattttaaaagttttagTTACGAAATGTATGAATGAAGCAGTTTTTATATCAGGGtataatgtacataataaCCAAATGTTAAAACATTATGGTTTAGCAGCAGATATTTATACCTTCTTCACTTCACCAATTAGAAGATATGCAGATATAATGGTGCACAGAAtattaaatcatatatatggtATCGAGAAATTagataacaaatatatagacatcatttatttaaacaaacaaattagcttattaaatgaaaaatatagaaatgcAAGATTTGCCTCAAGGGCATCCgttgattttttttcttatctttatataaaaaaaataggaaatcAAATAACTAACGCTGTTATTATCAatctgaaaaaaaatggtatacaaatatatgtacctGGATATTCTATAGAAGGTATCTGTTACTTAAAAAGAAAGGATGGATTTATATATGacgagaaaagaaaaagattcAACAAAATTGACGAAAACCAAAGAGAACTTTTCCACCTTAAATTTTATGACAACATACAGGTTCACATGCAGGTCGACAGTTACGAAATTAAATGTCaaaatcattttatttttattaaaaagctGTAA